CCGTGCCTCTTTGCGGGCAAGGACTGTTAGAACAGCCTCTTCACCAACGGCATTGAGGATGACGTATCCATTGACCCCGCGGACCTGGACCTGTTCGAGTTCGCCTCGGCCCAGCTCCGACGAAATACGTTCGCCAAGAGACAGCATGGCCGCGGACATAGCGCTCACACGGTCTTCCTCGACGCCGGCCTGCAGCGACGAGGCGATGCTCAAGCCGTCCACGCTGACAATTACCGCGCCCTCAATATCGCCAGTCGAGGCGAGAAGTTCGCGCAGTCGTTCGAGCAGTTGTTCAGTCCGAGATTTGGTCAAGGCCAAACTCTCCTTGTGGGATGCCTCTGTGGTGGGTCATTGTACCCTAGTGTATCCGAAAACCCATGCGCAATGCCAAAGGATTTCCGCTATTCGTTGCGCGCGCTGACCGCTAGAATCGTCTG
The nucleotide sequence above comes from Candidatus Flexicrinis proximus. Encoded proteins:
- a CDS encoding roadblock/LC7 domain-containing protein, with product MTKSRTEQLLERLRELLASTGDIEGAVIVSVDGLSIASSLQAGVEEDRVSAMSAAMLSLGERISSELGRGELEQVQVRGVNGYVILNAVGEEAVLTVLARKEARLGLILLEVSRSVKDLTPLI